DNA sequence from the Streptomyces cinnabarinus genome:
GGCGCCGCCGCCCACTCCGACCTGGTGCTCTTCCTCGGGGACGGGCGGATCGTGGACGAGATGGCCCGGCCCACGGCGGAGGCGGTGCTGGAGCGCATGAAGCGGTTCGACGTGATCCGGGGCGCCGCCGACGCCCCCGAGGAGGACTGACCCGGTGCTCAAGGCGACCCTGCGCAGTTTCCTCGCCCACAAGGGACGGCTGCTGCTCTCCGCCCTCGCGGTACTCCTGTCGGTCGCGTTCGTCGCGGGCAGCCTGATCTTCTCGGACACCGTCAGCCGTACCTTCGACCGGCTCTTCGCCTCGACAGCGGCCGATGTCACGGTCAGCCCGAAGGAGAACCTCGACGAGTCGCTGCCGTCCGGTTTCACCCCCACACTGCCGGCCTCGCTGGCGGACCGGGCGGCCCGGGTCGAGGGCGTCGAGACGGCGCGCCTGGACGTGGACGTGGAGGGCATCACGGTCGCCGACGAGGACAACGAGTCCGTCGGCCCGACCACCGGCGCCCCCACCATCGGCACCAACTGGAACCCCACCGACCGCAGCCCGGTCGAGCTGACCTCCGGTCATGCCCCCGAGGGCCCGGGGCAGGTGCTGATCGACGCGGACACCGCCGACAGCAAGGACGTGGCCATCGGTGACACGCTCACCGTGATCGCGGCGCCGGGCTCGTTCAAGGCCGAGGTCGTCGGCATCGTCACGTTCACCACGACCAACCCCGGCGCCGCCCTGATCTTCTTCGACACCCCGACCGCGCAGACCCGGCTGCTGGGCGACGCGGACGCCGGGACCAGCATCTCGGTGGACGCCGCGGAGGGCGTCAGCGATCCGCAGCTCAAGCAGCGGGTGGCCGCCGCGCTCGGCGCGGACACCTACGACTTCCGGACGGCCGACGAACAGGCCGAGTCCGACCTGGACCAGCTCGGCGGGTTCCTCGACGTCATCAAGTACGTGATGCTCGGCTTCGCCGGGGTCGCCGTGCTGGTCGGGGTGTTCCTGATCGTCAACACCTTCTCGATGCTGATCGCCCAGCGCACCCGCGAGCTGGGCCTGCTGCGGGCGCTCGGCGCCGACCGGCGCCAGGTGCGGCGCTCGGTGCTCCTGGAGGCGCTGCTGCTGGGGCTGGTGGGCGCCTCGCTGGGCCTGGCCACCGGGATCGGTCTGGCCATCGGGCTGATAGAGCTGATGGGCCTGCTCGGCATGAACATCCGCTCCGCGGACATGGTGATCGGCTGGGCGACGCCCGTGTCGGCGTACGCGGTCGGCCTAGGCGTGACCTTCGTCGCGGCCTACCTCCCGGCTCGGCGCGCGGCCACCGTCTCCCCCATGGCGGCGCTCGCGGACGCCGAGATCGCCGGGGTCGGCAAGCCGCTCAGGGTGCGCGCGGTGGTGGGCCTCGTGGTCGGGGCGCTCGGCGCTGCGGCGCTCGTGGGCTGCGTCACCGCCTCGGAGACGTCGTCGGCCGCGTCCCTGCTCGGCCTGGGTGTGCTGCTGACGCTCGTCGCGACCGTCATCGCCGGGCCCCTCCTGGTCCGGCCGGTGATCCGGGTCCTGGGCGGGGCCTTCCCCGCGCTGTTCGGCTCGATCGGCCGGATGAGCCAGCGCAACGCCCTGCGCAACCCCCGCCGCACGGGGGCCACCGCGGCGGCCCTGATGGTCGGGCTCGCGCTGGTCGGCGGGATGTCGGTGGCGAGCGCCTCGATGACCAAGTCGTTCGACGAGCAGATCGACAAAACGCTGGGCGCCGACTTCGTCGTCCAGAACACCAACTTCGTGCCGTTCCCCCGGGAGATCACCGAGAAGATCCGCGACACCGAAGGCGTCGGCCTGGTCGTGCGCTCCCGGCTCGCCACGATCGCGGCCCGCCTGCCCGACGGCGACCGCGTCGAGACGACGGCCACCGCCTACGATCCGCGGCTCGACGAGGTCGCCAACTTCACGTACGCGCAAGGCGATTCGGCCGCGGCGCTGGCCGAGGGCAGCATGGCCATGGACCGGGACTTCGCCCAGGACCACGGGGTGCGCGTCGGCAGCACGATCCCCGTCGAGTTCCAGGGCGGGCGCACCGCCGAGCTGACGGTCGGGGCACTCACCGACATGGAGTCCGCCGACGGCTTCGGCACCCAGGGCGGGATGTACTTCGGCCTGACCACCCTGGAGCGGTACGCCCCGGGCGGTCAGGAGTCCGCGGTGTACGTCAACGGCGCACCGGGCACGAACGACGACGACCTGCGCGCCGGCCTGGAGAAGACGCTCGAGCCCTACCCCCAGGTACAGGTCCGGGATCTCGCGGACTACAAGGAACTGGTGCGCGACCAGATCGCCGTGCTGCTGTACCTGGTGTACGCGCTGCTCGGGCTAGCCATCGTCATCGCGGTGCTCGGGGTGGTGAACACCCTCGCCCTGTCGGTCGTGGAGCGGACGCGGGAGATCGGCCTGCTGCGGGCGATCGGTCTGTCCCGGGTCCAGTTGCGCCGGATGATCCGTCTCGAGTCGGTGGTGATCGCGGTGTTCGGGGCGGTACTCGGGCTCGCGCTCGGCCTGGTGTGGGGGGTGTGCACTCAGCAGGTGCTGGCCCTGCAGGGCATGACGGCGCTGGCGATTCCCTGGGGCACGATCGTCGCGGTGGTGATCGGCTCGGCGGTGGTGGGCATCGTGGCGGCCCTGCTGCCCGCGCTGCGCGCCTCCCGGATGAACGTGCTGGCGGCCATCGCGCACGAGTGAGCGTCCGCATGGCGAAAATCCGGGCCGGCGGTCCGGCCGTCGTGGTCTGCTCGCCGCATGACTGATCTACGGATACGGACCGCCGGGCCCGCCGATCTCGACACCGTGCTGGCCTTCTGGAAGAGCGCCGCCGAGGGCACCAGCATCAGCGACGACCGGGACGGGGTGGAGCGCCTGGTCGCGCGCG
Encoded proteins:
- a CDS encoding ABC transporter permease, whose amino-acid sequence is MLKATLRSFLAHKGRLLLSALAVLLSVAFVAGSLIFSDTVSRTFDRLFASTAADVTVSPKENLDESLPSGFTPTLPASLADRAARVEGVETARLDVDVEGITVADEDNESVGPTTGAPTIGTNWNPTDRSPVELTSGHAPEGPGQVLIDADTADSKDVAIGDTLTVIAAPGSFKAEVVGIVTFTTTNPGAALIFFDTPTAQTRLLGDADAGTSISVDAAEGVSDPQLKQRVAAALGADTYDFRTADEQAESDLDQLGGFLDVIKYVMLGFAGVAVLVGVFLIVNTFSMLIAQRTRELGLLRALGADRRQVRRSVLLEALLLGLVGASLGLATGIGLAIGLIELMGLLGMNIRSADMVIGWATPVSAYAVGLGVTFVAAYLPARRAATVSPMAALADAEIAGVGKPLRVRAVVGLVVGALGAAALVGCVTASETSSAASLLGLGVLLTLVATVIAGPLLVRPVIRVLGGAFPALFGSIGRMSQRNALRNPRRTGATAAALMVGLALVGGMSVASASMTKSFDEQIDKTLGADFVVQNTNFVPFPREITEKIRDTEGVGLVVRSRLATIAARLPDGDRVETTATAYDPRLDEVANFTYAQGDSAAALAEGSMAMDRDFAQDHGVRVGSTIPVEFQGGRTAELTVGALTDMESADGFGTQGGMYFGLTTLERYAPGGQESAVYVNGAPGTNDDDLRAGLEKTLEPYPQVQVRDLADYKELVRDQIAVLLYLVYALLGLAIVIAVLGVVNTLALSVVERTREIGLLRAIGLSRVQLRRMIRLESVVIAVFGAVLGLALGLVWGVCTQQVLALQGMTALAIPWGTIVAVVIGSAVVGIVAALLPALRASRMNVLAAIAHE